In Asanoa sp. WMMD1127, one genomic interval encodes:
- a CDS encoding protein meaA encodes MEGRLPERDRPWVMRTYAGHSSARASNELFRRNLDKGQTGLSVAFDLPTQTGYDPDHPLAAGEVGRVGVPISHVGDMRELFDGIPLAQANTSMTINATAMWLLALYVVVAEEHGATGAELSGTTQNDIVKEYLSRGTHIFPPGPSLRLTTDMIAWTVANAPRWNPINVCSYHLQEAGATPVQEVGFALATAVAVLDAARDSGQVPAGRMGDVAGRMSFFVNSGVRFVEEMAKMRAFAALWDEITASRYGIADPKQRRLRYGVQVNSLGLTEAQPENNVQRIVLEMLGVTLSRSARARAVQLPAWNEALGLPRPWDQQWSLRMQQVLAYESDLLDYPDLFDGSPVVAALVDSIVEGARRELDQILTLGGVVAAVDSGYLKAELVASLAERRRRIESGDEVVVGVNRYVDTEPSPLTTTGADHVEQVDPAVEAHAAAAVREWRAARDPAAVRSAMERLRADAASGANLMPATIACARAGVTTGEWAEALREVFGEYRAPTGLSAVNGSGQDQSLAAVRERVLGTATDLGGGRLRLLVGKPGLDGHSNGAEQIAVRARDAGFEVIYQGIRLTPEEIVAAAVEEDVDLVGLSVLSGSHLAAVPAVLDGLRAAGRADLPVVVGGIIPPGDADKLRAAGVARVFTPKDFALTQIVNELVDVIRTANALT; translated from the coding sequence ATGGAGGGCCGCCTGCCGGAGCGCGACCGCCCCTGGGTGATGCGCACCTACGCGGGCCACTCTTCGGCGCGGGCCAGCAACGAGCTGTTCCGGCGCAACCTCGACAAGGGGCAGACCGGGTTGTCGGTGGCCTTCGACCTGCCCACCCAGACCGGCTACGACCCCGACCACCCACTGGCCGCCGGCGAGGTCGGCCGGGTCGGCGTGCCGATCTCACACGTCGGCGACATGCGGGAGCTTTTCGACGGCATCCCGTTGGCCCAGGCCAACACCTCGATGACCATCAACGCGACCGCGATGTGGCTGCTCGCGCTCTATGTCGTGGTGGCCGAGGAACACGGCGCTACCGGCGCGGAGCTGTCCGGCACCACGCAGAACGACATCGTCAAGGAATACCTGTCCCGGGGCACGCACATCTTCCCGCCCGGCCCGTCGCTGCGGCTGACCACCGACATGATCGCGTGGACCGTCGCCAACGCGCCGCGGTGGAACCCGATCAACGTCTGCTCCTACCACCTGCAGGAGGCCGGCGCGACGCCCGTCCAGGAGGTCGGCTTCGCGCTGGCGACGGCGGTGGCGGTGCTCGACGCCGCGCGCGACTCCGGTCAGGTTCCCGCGGGGCGGATGGGCGACGTCGCCGGGCGCATGTCGTTCTTCGTCAACTCCGGCGTGCGCTTTGTCGAGGAGATGGCGAAGATGCGCGCCTTCGCGGCGCTGTGGGACGAGATCACCGCGAGCCGGTACGGCATCGCGGATCCGAAGCAACGGCGCCTGCGCTACGGGGTGCAGGTGAACTCGCTAGGCCTCACCGAGGCTCAGCCGGAGAACAACGTCCAGCGGATCGTGCTGGAGATGCTGGGCGTGACGCTGTCCCGGTCCGCCCGGGCGCGCGCCGTGCAGTTGCCCGCCTGGAACGAGGCGCTCGGCCTGCCCCGCCCATGGGACCAGCAGTGGTCGCTGCGGATGCAGCAGGTGCTGGCCTACGAGTCCGACCTGCTCGACTATCCCGACCTGTTCGACGGCTCACCGGTGGTGGCCGCGCTGGTCGACTCGATCGTCGAGGGTGCGCGCCGGGAGCTCGACCAGATCCTGACGCTCGGCGGCGTGGTCGCCGCCGTCGACTCGGGCTATCTCAAGGCCGAGTTGGTGGCGTCGCTGGCCGAGCGCCGCCGGCGGATCGAGTCGGGCGACGAGGTGGTGGTCGGGGTAAACCGCTACGTCGACACCGAGCCGTCGCCGTTGACCACGACCGGGGCCGACCATGTCGAGCAGGTCGACCCCGCGGTCGAGGCCCACGCCGCCGCCGCTGTGCGCGAATGGCGTGCCGCGCGCGACCCGGCGGCGGTTCGGTCAGCCATGGAACGGCTCCGCGCTGACGCCGCGAGCGGTGCCAACCTGATGCCGGCCACCATCGCCTGCGCACGGGCCGGGGTGACCACCGGCGAGTGGGCGGAGGCGCTGCGGGAGGTGTTCGGCGAATACCGGGCGCCGACCGGCCTGTCGGCGGTGAACGGCAGCGGTCAGGACCAATCGCTGGCAGCGGTACGGGAGCGCGTGTTGGGCACCGCGACCGACCTCGGCGGCGGGCGGCTGCGGCTGCTGGTCGGCAAGCCCGGCCTCGACGGTCACTCCAACGGCGCGGAGCAGATCGCGGTGCGGGCGCGGGACGCCGGCTTCGAGGTGATCTATCAGGGCATCCGGTTGACGCCCGAGGAGATCGTCGCGGCGGCCGTCGAGGAAGACGTCGACCTGGTCGGCCTGAGCGTGTTGTCGGGCTCACACCTGGCCGCCGTGCCCGCGGTGCTCGACGGCCTCCGGGCCGCCGGCCGCGCGGACCTGCCGGTCGTGGTCGGTGGCATCATCCCGCCGGGCGACGCCGACAAGCTACGCGCGGCAGGCGTCGCCCGGGTCTTCACCCCGAAGGACTTCGCCCTGACCCAGATCGTCAACGAGCTGGTCGACGTGATCCGCACGGCGAACGCCCTGACCTGA
- a CDS encoding DUF4126 domain-containing protein, whose product MLEALTGAGLATSAGLNAYIPLLAIGVLSRYTDVISLPAGWGWLGNGWVILILGALLAIEVVADKVPVLDSANDIVQTVVRPTAGGLAFGAGTSSATVTDPGGFFGSHQWVPVAVGVLLALGVHGVKATARPVINVSTAGVGAPVASTVEDVLSVVMSVVALLLPVLILLFLVLLVLFFVWALRRRGARRQRAA is encoded by the coding sequence GTGCTGGAAGCCCTCACCGGCGCGGGCCTCGCGACCTCCGCCGGCCTCAACGCCTACATCCCGCTCCTCGCGATCGGGGTGCTGTCGCGCTACACCGACGTGATCTCGTTGCCGGCCGGTTGGGGCTGGCTCGGCAACGGCTGGGTCATCCTCATCCTCGGCGCGCTGCTGGCCATCGAGGTCGTCGCCGACAAGGTGCCGGTGCTCGACTCGGCCAACGACATCGTGCAGACGGTGGTCCGGCCGACCGCCGGTGGTCTCGCCTTCGGCGCCGGCACGAGCAGCGCGACGGTCACCGACCCGGGCGGCTTCTTCGGCTCGCACCAGTGGGTGCCGGTCGCGGTGGGTGTGCTGCTGGCGCTCGGCGTCCACGGGGTGAAGGCGACCGCCCGCCCGGTGATCAACGTCAGCACGGCCGGCGTCGGCGCGCCGGTCGCCAGCACTGTCGAGGATGTCCTCAGTGTCGTGATGTCGGTGGTGGCGCTGCTGCTTCCGGTGCTGATCCTGCTGTTCCTGGTGCTGCTCGTCCTCTTCTTCGTCTGGGCGCTGCGGCGGCGCGGCGCCCGGCGACAACGCGCGGCCTGA
- a CDS encoding alpha/beta hydrolase yields MEHQQVRVRAHGIDQNVLVAGPADGPPVLMIHGNCSSADFWRPLLRHLPPHLRIVAPDLRGYGSTEAAPVDATRGLRDFADDVAALLDAPELFPTGAKPLVVAHSMGCGVAMQLLVDHPERVDALLLEAPLSPYGFGGTRDLDGTPTTADFAGTGAGTANLDFVARLAAKDREAEAPTSPRTVMRTAYVADPASLGPDEELLLDTVLSTVTGDDNYPGTSTASPNWPGVAPGDRGVLNTMAPNHFRIADDLVAVTPKPHITWVRGDRDAIVSDTSLFDLSYLGSLGFVPGWPGDEASPSQPMVGQTRAVFERYTAAGGSYREVVYADCGHSPHIERPAEFVAALLELVA; encoded by the coding sequence ATGGAGCACCAGCAGGTACGCGTCCGCGCGCACGGAATCGACCAGAACGTCCTCGTCGCCGGGCCGGCCGACGGTCCGCCCGTGCTGATGATCCATGGCAACTGCTCGTCCGCCGACTTCTGGCGGCCGCTGCTCCGCCATCTGCCGCCCCACCTGCGGATCGTGGCCCCGGACCTGCGCGGCTACGGGTCGACCGAGGCGGCCCCGGTGGACGCGACGCGCGGCCTGCGCGACTTCGCCGACGACGTGGCGGCCCTGCTCGACGCGCCGGAGCTGTTCCCAACCGGCGCCAAGCCGCTGGTCGTGGCCCACTCGATGGGCTGCGGCGTGGCGATGCAGCTGCTGGTCGACCACCCCGAGCGGGTCGACGCGCTGCTGCTGGAGGCGCCGCTGTCGCCGTACGGCTTCGGTGGCACCCGTGATCTCGACGGCACGCCGACCACGGCGGACTTCGCCGGCACCGGCGCGGGGACCGCCAACCTCGACTTCGTCGCGCGGCTCGCCGCCAAGGACCGTGAGGCCGAGGCGCCGACGAGCCCGCGCACGGTGATGCGCACCGCCTACGTCGCCGACCCCGCGTCGCTCGGCCCCGACGAGGAGCTGCTGCTCGACACCGTGCTGTCGACCGTGACGGGTGACGACAACTACCCCGGCACCTCGACCGCGAGCCCCAACTGGCCCGGCGTCGCGCCCGGCGACCGCGGCGTGCTCAACACGATGGCGCCCAACCACTTCCGGATCGCCGACGACCTGGTCGCCGTGACCCCGAAACCCCACATCACCTGGGTACGCGGTGACCGCGACGCCATCGTCTCGGACACCTCGCTGTTCGACCTGTCGTACCTCGGCTCGCTGGGTTTCGTCCCGGGTTGGCCGGGCGACGAGGCGAGCCCGTCACAGCCGATGGTCGGCCAGACCCGGGCGGTGTTCGAGCGCTACACCGCGGCCGGGGGCAGCTACCGCGAGGTGGTGTACGCCGACTGCGGCCACTCGCCGCACATCGAGCGCCCCGCCGAGTTCGTCGCCGCGCTGCTGGAGCTGGTGGCATGA
- a CDS encoding FtsK/SpoIIIE domain-containing protein, which yields MTGARARLVAEVRAELAAARGQARATSAAAESRRASALERLRAVREAHLACVKGLGAERERARRAIEASFVESSRRLAASLADVEPDHTLVPVGTVPAPGCDAVLPALLPLLDRGHLWFSSSMVDDVVRLVLLRVLTATPPGSVRLTVYDPERLGGTLSGFAPLGAASLVRFVGPGALGSMVDELVEEIGRINAVVLAAGHTSVTALSPRPAPWQVVVLLGDAATAAELTPAQQAQLDRVVRLGPACGIHLVVRGLPVPAARTVVEVSVADGVARSAAVADLPITLDPAPSAALVAGRCRAVAEAATSGPPAASFLDLLPGQPWTCQAIDGVSAPVGTLLGGAAPVSLALGDDPPHALIGGPSGSGKTNLIYAWLGALCARYSPDELALYLLDFKEGVSFARFAPSRRDPSWLPHVRLVGVNINNDREFGLALLRHLGAELRTRAAAAKRHDATKLSELRAEDPGTPWPRIVAVIDEFQVLLAGRDAVTTEAVALLEDLARRGRSQGIHLVLASQDVSGIEALWGRSGLVAQFTLRVALPKARRILAETNPAADSIPRHTAVVNADSGVTPANQVVRIPDASDRDTWRRLQHDLWQRRPAHTPPPRLFDGDAVPLLPASLLGPGVHTPPPRLFDGDAVPLLPASCVGPAALLGETIDVGARPATFALDRAPGRNLAVLGTRASDATAILTAAALSLAPTASRFSVACLDDALLPTAATLTAALPNARLYDRSTVSDLVTSPLAADGGPHVVIGFVWDARPPGIDLKPLLTRGPENGTHVLGWWRTVARLRDDLGGPGTRTDAIGAWVALDIHGPDLSPLSPQPGGPTWHPRDRRALYFDRNTGRPPEVVVPYEIPADRLVARQSPLPRQQDLRQPGQDRSGNREMPEPCPGPAAVAASDPAAGHARTVRPATSPASAADTRSDLATPSEAGSGPIACSVPTAPASQESAMQSSAASPTGHSG from the coding sequence GTGACTGGGGCGCGGGCGCGGTTGGTGGCCGAGGTGCGGGCCGAGTTGGCGGCCGCGCGGGGGCAGGCGCGGGCCACGTCGGCGGCGGCCGAGTCGCGGCGGGCTTCGGCGCTCGAGCGGTTGCGGGCCGTGCGCGAGGCGCATCTGGCCTGTGTCAAGGGTTTGGGCGCAGAGCGCGAACGGGCCCGGCGGGCGATCGAGGCCTCTTTCGTCGAGTCGTCGCGGCGGCTGGCGGCTTCGCTGGCGGATGTCGAGCCTGATCACACGCTGGTGCCGGTCGGCACCGTGCCGGCGCCCGGTTGCGACGCGGTCCTGCCCGCGCTGCTGCCGCTGCTCGACCGCGGCCACCTCTGGTTCTCGTCGTCCATGGTGGACGATGTGGTGCGGCTCGTGCTGCTGCGGGTGTTGACGGCGACTCCGCCCGGGTCGGTGCGGCTGACGGTCTACGACCCCGAGCGGCTCGGCGGCACGCTGTCCGGGTTCGCTCCGCTGGGGGCGGCGTCGCTGGTGCGGTTCGTGGGGCCGGGGGCGCTGGGGTCCATGGTGGACGAGCTGGTCGAGGAGATCGGCCGGATCAACGCCGTGGTGCTGGCTGCCGGCCACACGTCGGTGACGGCGTTGAGTCCGCGGCCGGCGCCGTGGCAGGTGGTGGTCCTGCTCGGTGACGCGGCCACCGCGGCCGAGCTGACGCCCGCCCAGCAGGCGCAGCTCGACCGGGTCGTGCGGCTGGGCCCGGCGTGCGGGATCCACCTGGTCGTCCGCGGCCTGCCGGTGCCCGCCGCCCGGACGGTGGTGGAGGTGTCGGTCGCCGACGGCGTGGCGCGCTCCGCGGCGGTGGCCGACCTGCCCATCACGCTGGACCCGGCGCCGTCGGCGGCTCTCGTCGCCGGGCGGTGCCGGGCGGTGGCCGAGGCGGCGACGTCTGGACCGCCCGCCGCGTCGTTTCTCGACCTGCTGCCCGGACAACCCTGGACCTGCCAGGCGATCGACGGGGTGTCGGCGCCGGTGGGCACGCTGCTCGGCGGCGCCGCGCCGGTGTCGCTCGCGTTGGGTGACGACCCACCGCACGCGCTGATCGGCGGGCCGTCCGGCTCGGGCAAGACCAACCTGATCTACGCGTGGCTCGGCGCCCTGTGCGCCCGGTACTCCCCCGACGAGCTGGCCCTCTACCTCCTCGACTTCAAGGAAGGCGTGTCCTTCGCCCGGTTCGCGCCGAGCCGGCGGGATCCGAGCTGGCTGCCGCACGTACGCCTGGTCGGGGTGAACATCAACAACGACCGCGAGTTCGGCCTGGCCCTGCTCCGTCACCTCGGCGCGGAGCTCCGCACCCGAGCCGCGGCCGCCAAACGTCACGACGCGACCAAGCTGTCGGAGCTGCGCGCCGAGGATCCCGGGACGCCGTGGCCCCGCATCGTGGCGGTGATCGACGAGTTCCAGGTGCTGCTGGCGGGCCGCGACGCGGTCACGACGGAAGCGGTCGCCCTGCTGGAGGACCTGGCCCGCCGCGGCCGCTCGCAAGGCATCCACCTGGTGCTGGCGTCGCAGGACGTCTCCGGCATCGAGGCACTGTGGGGGCGCTCGGGCCTGGTGGCCCAGTTCACGCTGCGCGTAGCCCTCCCCAAGGCCCGCCGCATCCTGGCCGAGACGAACCCGGCCGCCGATTCGATCCCGCGCCACACGGCGGTGGTCAACGCGGACTCGGGCGTAACCCCCGCCAACCAGGTGGTACGCATCCCCGACGCCAGCGACCGCGACACGTGGCGCCGCCTGCAACACGACCTGTGGCAACGCCGCCCCGCCCACACCCCGCCGCCCCGCCTCTTCGACGGCGACGCGGTGCCCCTCCTGCCCGCTTCCTTGTTGGGGCCGGGGGTCCACACTCCGCCGCCCCGCCTCTTCGACGGCGACGCCGTGCCCCTCCTGCCCGCTTCGTGTGTCGGGCCGGCCGCCCTCCTCGGCGAGACGATCGACGTCGGCGCCCGCCCGGCGACGTTCGCGCTCGACCGCGCCCCCGGCCGCAACCTGGCCGTACTCGGCACCCGCGCCTCCGACGCCACCGCCATCCTCACGGCGGCGGCCCTGTCGCTCGCCCCGACCGCGTCCCGCTTCAGCGTGGCCTGCCTGGACGACGCCCTGCTGCCCACCGCCGCGACCCTGACCGCGGCCCTACCGAACGCCCGCCTCTACGACCGGTCCACCGTCAGCGACCTCGTCACCTCCCCGCTGGCAGCCGACGGCGGTCCACACGTGGTGATCGGCTTCGTCTGGGACGCCCGCCCACCCGGCATCGACCTCAAGCCCCTCCTGACCCGCGGCCCGGAAAACGGCACCCACGTCCTCGGCTGGTGGCGCACGGTAGCCCGCCTCCGCGACGACCTCGGCGGCCCCGGCACCCGCACGGACGCGATCGGCGCCTGGGTAGCCCTCGACATACACGGCCCAGACCTCTCCCCCCTGTCGCCCCAGCCCGGCGGCCCCACCTGGCACCCTCGCGACCGCCGAGCCCTCTACTTCGACCGCAACACAGGCCGCCCTCCCGAGGTGGTCGTCCCATACGAAATCCCCGCCGACCGCCTGGTCGCCCGCCAATCCCCGCTGCCACGCCAACAAGACCTCCGCCAACCCGGCCAGGACCGCTCCGGCAACCGCGAGATGCCAGAACCCTGTCCCGGTCCCGCAGCCGTGGCCGCTTCGGATCCTGCGGCTGGTCACGCCCGCACGGTTCGCCCGGCAACCTCGCCAGCCTCCGCTGCTGACACCCGCAGTGACCTCGCGACACCCTCCGAGGCCGGCTCGGGCCCGATTGCCTGCTCGGTTCCAACGGCGCCGGCAAGCCAGGAGTCCGCAATGCAGTCGTCCGCTGCGAGCCCTACCGGACACTCCGGATGA
- a CDS encoding alpha/beta hydrolase: protein MRSYRRDTVAVDGGDLTVGVWGDGGPLVVAAHGITSHHLAWGLVAPSVGLDHRFVAPDLRGRGRSRDLPGPYGMDRHAEDLAAVIRAHGERAVVVGHSMGCWAAIALARHEPELVERLVLVDGGPPLAPPPGVPAEPTADQVTRVITETIGQAYARLSMTFPDRAAYRDLWQAHPSLAEWNDAMTMYADYDLVDDGGVLRPACRLEAALRDARDLYAWQPVPPEPLPVPAIFLRAERGMLDQPEGLFAPGAAGRAFPGVVERDVPGTNHYTITLSPKGAADVVTAVRSGG, encoded by the coding sequence ATGAGGTCCTACCGGCGCGACACGGTGGCGGTCGACGGCGGCGACCTGACCGTCGGCGTCTGGGGCGACGGCGGCCCGCTGGTGGTCGCCGCGCACGGCATCACCTCGCACCACCTGGCCTGGGGCCTGGTCGCGCCGAGCGTCGGGCTCGACCACCGGTTCGTGGCGCCCGACCTGCGGGGCCGGGGGCGCAGCCGGGACCTGCCCGGGCCGTACGGGATGGACCGGCACGCCGAAGACCTCGCCGCGGTGATCCGGGCCCACGGGGAGCGGGCCGTGGTGGTCGGCCACTCGATGGGCTGCTGGGCCGCGATCGCGCTGGCCCGCCACGAGCCGGAGCTGGTCGAGCGGCTGGTGCTGGTCGACGGTGGGCCGCCGCTGGCGCCGCCGCCGGGCGTGCCGGCCGAGCCGACGGCCGACCAGGTCACGCGGGTGATCACGGAGACGATCGGCCAGGCGTACGCCCGGCTGTCGATGACGTTCCCGGACCGCGCGGCCTACCGCGACCTGTGGCAGGCCCACCCGTCGCTGGCGGAGTGGAACGACGCGATGACCATGTACGCCGACTACGACCTGGTCGACGACGGCGGCGTGCTCCGCCCCGCGTGCCGGCTCGAGGCGGCGCTGCGGGACGCCCGCGACCTCTACGCCTGGCAGCCTGTTCCCCCCGAGCCGTTGCCGGTGCCGGCGATCTTCCTGCGGGCCGAGCGCGGGATGCTCGACCAGCCGGAGGGGCTGTTCGCACCGGGCGCTGCCGGGCGGGCGTTCCCGGGCGTCGTGGAGCGCGACGTGCCGGGCACCAACCACTACACGATCACCCTGTCGCCGAAAGGCGCGGCCGACGTGGTGACGGCGGTGCGAAGCGGCGGCTGA
- a CDS encoding aldehyde dehydrogenase family protein: MTAARVAGVPVVEDGALVSTNPATGEEVGRFPVADADDVARAVARAREAADWWVALGHAGRRARLLRWRALLALRIEEVAALISREGGKPVAEAIVEVAGAIDHIDWAARNAKRVLGPRRVRGRMTLAEFSAHLEYQPMGVVGVIGPWNYPAITPLGTAAYALAAGNTVVFKPSEYTPAVGQWLVDTFAEVVPEQPVLQIVQGLGEVGAALCHAGVDKVAFTGSTATGKKVMAACAETLTPVLIEAGGKDALIVDDDADVAAAAEACVWGALTNAGQTCLAIERVYAVAPVYDAFVAEVVRRAGALKVGYGDGFDIGPITMPKQIEVIRGHIDDALTRGGRAVLGGREAIEPPFVKPTILVDVPEDSAAVREETFGPTLVINKVADVDEAVRLANATSYGLGGAVFGKRRAVAAARRLRTGMASVNSVITFIGMSSLPFGGVGNSGFGRTHGDDGLREFSRAKAITTRRGPSALRAMTFERTPAQVARITKAVKLLYGRRPGR, translated from the coding sequence ATGACTGCTGCCCGGGTGGCCGGTGTGCCCGTCGTCGAGGACGGCGCGCTGGTGTCGACGAACCCCGCGACCGGCGAAGAGGTCGGCCGGTTCCCGGTCGCCGACGCCGACGACGTCGCCCGTGCCGTCGCGCGGGCCCGCGAGGCCGCCGACTGGTGGGTCGCCCTCGGTCATGCCGGCCGCCGGGCGCGGCTGCTGCGCTGGCGGGCGTTGCTCGCCCTGCGGATCGAGGAGGTCGCCGCGCTGATCAGCCGCGAGGGCGGCAAGCCGGTGGCCGAGGCCATCGTCGAGGTGGCCGGCGCGATCGACCACATCGACTGGGCGGCCCGCAACGCCAAGCGGGTGCTCGGCCCGCGCCGGGTGCGGGGCCGGATGACGCTGGCCGAGTTCTCGGCGCACCTCGAATACCAGCCGATGGGCGTGGTCGGCGTGATCGGCCCGTGGAACTACCCGGCGATCACCCCGCTCGGCACGGCCGCCTACGCGCTGGCCGCGGGCAACACGGTCGTCTTCAAGCCGAGCGAATACACGCCGGCGGTCGGGCAGTGGCTGGTCGACACGTTCGCCGAGGTCGTGCCCGAGCAGCCGGTGCTGCAGATCGTGCAGGGCCTGGGCGAGGTCGGCGCCGCGCTCTGCCACGCCGGCGTCGACAAGGTGGCGTTCACCGGCTCCACCGCCACCGGCAAGAAGGTCATGGCGGCCTGTGCCGAGACGCTGACCCCGGTGCTGATCGAGGCCGGCGGCAAGGACGCGCTGATCGTCGACGACGACGCCGATGTCGCGGCCGCCGCCGAGGCGTGCGTCTGGGGCGCGCTGACCAACGCGGGCCAGACCTGCCTCGCGATCGAGCGGGTCTACGCGGTGGCACCGGTCTACGACGCCTTCGTCGCCGAGGTGGTCCGCCGGGCCGGAGCGCTGAAGGTCGGCTACGGCGACGGCTTCGACATCGGCCCGATCACCATGCCCAAGCAGATCGAGGTCATCCGGGGTCACATCGACGACGCGCTGACCCGCGGCGGCCGCGCGGTGCTGGGCGGCCGCGAGGCGATCGAGCCGCCGTTCGTGAAGCCCACGATCCTGGTCGACGTGCCGGAGGACTCGGCCGCCGTGCGCGAGGAGACGTTCGGTCCGACGCTGGTCATCAACAAGGTCGCCGACGTCGACGAGGCGGTCCGGCTGGCCAACGCCACCTCGTACGGCCTCGGTGGTGCGGTGTTCGGGAAGCGCCGCGCCGTGGCCGCCGCCCGCCGGCTGCGCACGGGCATGGCCTCGGTCAACTCGGTGATCACCTTCATCGGCATGTCGTCGCTGCCGTTCGGCGGCGTCGGCAACTCGGGCTTCGGCCGCACCCACGGCGACGACGGGCTCCGGGAGTTCTCCCGGGCCAAGGCGATCACCACCCGGCGCGGCCCGTCGGCCCTGCGGGCGATGACCTTCGAGCGCACGCCGGCCCAGGTCGCCCGGATCACCAAGGCGGTCAAGCTGCTCTACGGGCGGCGTCCTGGACGATGA
- the nucS gene encoding endonuclease NucS yields MRLVIARCSVDYVGRLSAHLPPATRLLMVKADGSVSVHADDRAYKPLNWMSPPCRIQEEPGVWRVVNKAGEELRITLEEIFQDTSYDLGVDPGLVKDGVEAHLQELLAANPTTFGEGFTLVRREYMTAIGPVDLLCKDAAGRSVAVEVKRRGEIDGVEQLTRYLELMNRDPLLAPVAGIFAAQEIKPQARVLAEDRGIRCVVVDYDKLRGIERDELTLF; encoded by the coding sequence GTGCGTCTCGTGATCGCCCGCTGCTCCGTCGACTACGTCGGCCGGCTCTCCGCCCACCTGCCCCCGGCCACCCGGTTGCTGATGGTCAAGGCCGACGGCTCGGTCTCCGTGCACGCCGACGACCGCGCCTACAAGCCGCTCAACTGGATGAGCCCGCCGTGCCGGATCCAGGAGGAGCCCGGGGTCTGGCGCGTGGTCAACAAGGCCGGCGAGGAGCTGCGGATCACTCTGGAGGAGATCTTCCAGGACACGTCGTACGACCTGGGTGTCGATCCTGGCCTGGTCAAGGACGGTGTCGAGGCGCACCTGCAGGAGCTGCTGGCGGCCAACCCGACCACGTTCGGCGAGGGCTTCACGCTGGTCCGCCGCGAGTACATGACCGCGATCGGCCCGGTCGACCTGCTCTGCAAGGACGCGGCCGGCCGCTCCGTCGCCGTCGAGGTGAAGCGCCGCGGCGAGATCGACGGGGTGGAGCAGCTCACCCGCTACCTCGAACTGATGAACCGCGACCCCCTGCTCGCTCCCGTCGCCGGCATCTTCGCCGCGCAGGAGATCAAGCCGCAGGCCCGGGTGCTCGCCGAGGACCGCGGCATCCGCTGCGTGGTCGTCGACTACGACAAGCTGCGCGGCATCGAGCGCGATGAGCTGACGTTGTTCTGA